Genomic segment of Ammospiza nelsoni isolate bAmmNel1 chromosome 2, bAmmNel1.pri, whole genome shotgun sequence:
ACTGTGCAGAGTCACATTTTTAACCTTCCTGGAAGTTTGGGAATGGAGACTGACCTCTGCCAGGTGGAGGACGAAGGTGTAGTATTCACATGCCCTCctgaacagagagaagctgtgagaaaagcagagaagaaggaaagcacaATTCTTATCtcccttgctgtgcctgtgttgtgctaaagtagaatgcaatatggagattgtttacccaaagtgaggATGTTTTGTTCCCTTGGCCTTTTAGGGCcaagaagtgtgtgtgtgtgtgtgtgtgtgtgtgtgtgtgtgtgtgtgtgtgtctcagACTGTCACGGGACAGTCACGAGAGAATTGGAGATGAGTGCAGTTCTGGGCAGTTGTGAGCAAGAGTGAGTGCagggcagattcagtttagatgaaaTGTacatagtataatataataaagtaattaattagccttctgatgatggagtcagatgcatcattccctCTCCCCTTCGTCGGAGTTGCCTTTGAATTACTATAGGAAGGAGTGAGACAGTGGGAACAATCCAGAAGGGAAGATGGAGTTCCTCTATTGAAGAGTTTCCAGAGGAAAAGGATAGTGTAGAGTCTAGACCTATGGTATCTAGAGACTTTGCCTAAGTCTCTCCTCTGCTACAGATTTCCTTCTCAGTCTTGTACAAGCTCTCTGGTTTCTCAGTGAGTTTTGGCCAAATCATCCCAATGTGAGAAGGCTCTGTGACAAAACGAGGACCTTCTTTCCTCAGGGCTACTTCAGGGAACAGCACTTGCAGAAACATCACCCAGATCCACCAACACTTGAGGGACTCAGCTGCTACCCTCCAGCTGCCCATGGCTTAGAGCAGGGTGTCAAAAATCACAGATTCAAAGACTGGGTGACTTTGGAAGAGAACTCTAGAGGTCAACATGCCCAACCCACTGCTCAagcagggctgcccagagccagtTGCCCACATCTTactgcagaatcacaaaatggtttgggttggaaggggccttaaaacTGATCCTTGTTGGaacaaggacaccttccactagaccagattgctccaagccccatccaccCTGGCCATGAACACCTCCAAGAATGGGGaagccacagcctctctgggcaacctgtgccagggcctcactaattttataataaaaaaattcttcctcataGCTAGTTTTAATTATCCCTCTCTTAGTTTAAAACCACTCTCCCTTGTCTTATCACTCCAAGTACTAACCTTTGTTCTTTCCTTCCTGTTCTCCCTCCTCTTTCATTGGGATGAGCACCGAGACAGCAGCTGGATGTTTCTTAGGTAGTGTTTTTACAGATGTGTGGTGTCTTAGCTCTCCCATTGAGGCAATTTGACCGCTCAGTGGCTGCCCTCTTGTGTCTCCCTGCACGCACAGAGACAGAAGTTTAGCAGTTTCTAACACGCCTGAACATCTTGCTTCCCTGCTTATAAATCACTTGGAGATGAAGCGTTGTTTGGAAGCTGAGGATGAATGCAGAAACATTGATGCAGACTGAGATTACTCAAAAAAGAGCAAATGGTGGGCACTTAGCGATTCAGCCATCTGCCTCTTTTCCTGGGCAGTAGTGGGACTTGGTTTGTCCATTCGCCTCATTAGGAGCAGCTTGAATGGGCATGTGTACAGTCAACAGTGCTTTCAGACAGGTGGAAAATGAGTCACGATGGAAGAAAGTAAAATATACTCTCATTATTAACCTGCAGTTCTGGCAGCTTCTAGGAAAACACATGCACCATTAACTGCACCCTGAGTGCAGATGGAATCAGGGTACTTGGAGTCGTGACACTTAAATGCATAGGGCTCTGGTTGTTCTTGAGCACAAATGCCTTTGAGTTGTCTGGATAGGCATGGTGACTCTGTGgtaacagaatcacagaattgttcaggttggaaaagccctctgagaccattgagtccaactgttcCCAGCACTATTGCAAATGCCCCTTAatcatgtccccaagtgccacatctacatatTTTTGAAGAGTTTCAGGGACTGTGGTCCCACCACTTCCCTAGTCATCTTGTTTCAATgtctgaccaccctttcagtgatgAAATGATGTGATGACTAACCTTGGAAAGTtcatccttccctgctgctgtgagtGTTCAGCATCCACAGAAATGGTGCAGAGATTTCAGCAGTCAGTTTTGCCTGCTTCTGCCTGGGCTATGCACATGCTGGTTGGTGTTGGCATGGCAAGGTCTTCTTGGTGCCAGAACTAGAGAGTGAGTTTGTCacaccagctcctctcccctggGCAGTCCATAACAAGTGCAATGGAGATCAAATCCCAGTTGTCCCTTATCTCCCTTTAACCATCCCCTCTTGTTCTGTGGTACCCATTCTCCCATGTGGTACATCCCAGGTTTGAATATCATTTTCAGATTGGCTGAGGATTTTAACAAGCTGCTTAGTCAGCCCTCAAGGGCTGGCCATGAGCTGCACTGTGTCTGCAATCCATGCTGCCCATCCCTAAAATGCTGGGTATGGGAATTCTCTGTTCCCTCCtgccaaagctgcagcagccttgGGCAGACATCCACTGCTCTTTGATGGACCTGGGCACCCAACACAggcacaaacaaacaaacatctgGCATCCTTCAGGCTTTCCCCAGTGGCAAGGAAACCATCAGCTTCTCTGTTAGATGTCTAGGAATTAAGATTTCAATTTACCATGTGTGAAAACATCCAGGAATCACCTGGTACATGCTTCAGGATGGGATAAACCTTTGATCCACACCAAGCTGTTGGGTGGGATATGTGCTTGTGCTGTGTAGTAGGTCTACCAGAGTGATTATGTACTCCCTCTGTTGTTCTGCTTGTGGGATCAAGAGGTACTGTGTAGAAGAAATCACCCTTTTCTTGCTTTCCCTCCCATACTAGAAAATTTATAGGAgaacattttaaacaaaattggTTCCCAATAGCACCTAGACCAGTTCAAGGCAATATAATGAACTGTGCCATTAGAAAAGTCATTTTAGGCCAATGGGTAGGAGAGGATGGAAATATGGGCAATGAAAtacatttcagtgaaaaatggGGGAGTTGTTCCAGTTAACCTTTTCCAATAGAAAGGCATGGTGGGTGCATGACGCTCCCCTCCAGGAATACCTTATCTGTTCTTCATAGCCAGTGTTCCTCCCTGCTGAGGTTACAGCACTAACCCTGACCACTTTTTGTCTTCATCTCTTTGTCCAGTTGGTgaagacagcagagctggaccCCCGGCAGAACTACCTGGTGGGGTTTCATCCCCACGGAGTGCTGGCAGTTGGAGCCTTCATCAATTTCTGCACAGAGGCATCTGACTTTTCCACACTCTTCCCAGGCATCACCCCCCACCTGATGTTGCTTTCCCTGTGGTTTCGCTTCCCGTTCTTCAGGGACTATGTGATGAGTGGAGGTAAGGAGCATGGGCCAATGGCAGCAGTAATATGTGTGGTGCTTTTTTGAGGAACACAGAGTGAAAATGCATGGGGAGGAGGAGTCAAGGGTCTGTTTTCCCTCACCTGGGGCCAATTGGATCCCATTCATGGACATAGCTATTTGAGATGGCAACCCAAAACCTCTGAAGTCAAAAATTGCCCTCCTTGCTGTTATCTCTGTTGTTCAACTCCATAAATGATCTCTGTGCTCAGGGCATCactgtgctggtgctgtggaACAGCAAAATGTGGAGCAAATTGTGAACAGAaatgctgagagctgcaggcCAGGATGTTCCTGTATTTCTTTCCATAAAAATTAGATTCAGGCCTGAAACTGTGAGGAAAAAGATGCTCTTTCTGAAAGATCTGCTGCTTCCAGGGAAGCAGCATCCAGGGACAGAGGATAAAAATAGTAGCTCATGCTGCTGCAATGGAATGTGGCAGGGGGGAAGATGTAGTGAAAAAGAATAGGAAAAGGGACAGGTAAAAATTCAACTGAGAGAGTTTTGAGAGATTTTTGGACGCCAGCAGGATGACCTCCATCTCTCAGCAGTGGGCTTGGCAATGGTCACTTTTCCAGCTGAATGTGGGCAGAATTCAGTAGGCTAAAACATAGGCATCCAGTTCCATCTGATGCACCCCAGGGCATCCATTACCCTGTTTTCCTCATAaactggctcctgctgccagagtATTTACATGGAGAGTGCAAAATCCAAACAGTGAGATATATGAGACACTTATGACCCAGGTGAAGGAAGGTTTAGTCACTGTAATGTCAGAGTTGGGTGCATAACTAATTTTCAGGTCAATTGAATCCATTTCACAATGAGGTTTTAATGTGCAAATTATTTCAGCCCCTgaaacaaggattttttttttaattaaaaaatattgtaaaacaATGTTGCTTtgtaatttcttaattaaagATTTCTATCTTATTCAAGTAAACAATATCAGAGGACCAAATCCTTCATCAAATTCCACTTTGAATTAGCACCATCCACTGAAACACGTGTGTGTTTTGACCTAAAGCAAATGTTTCTCTGACATCAGAATTATTTAGAATTTGACACAGTCTCAATTGACAACAAATTGAAACTGATTTTTTCTAGGACTTAAGTGCAGCTagttttgtgtttattttttttcctaatttttctcTCACTTCTCACTTCTGAGCCAGACAGCAGATAGATAATTGTGTACTCACCCAGCAGAACTGTGTGCAAATCTAGCACCTTTTAAGGGAGTTGACCTGAGATTTTCAGgttaaaatttataaataaaattttcagcaCTTGTTCAGAGATGGattatggggggaaaaaggtgCAGAGCAAACCAGAAACAGGTGGGCTTTACTTTTAatttctccctgctctccaggcctcatCCCCTCTGACAAGGAGAGTGCATCCTACGTGCTGCAGAAGCCAGGGGGTGGGAACTTGCTGGCCATCATTGTTGGTGGGGCCCAGGAGGCTCTGGATGCCCGTCCAGGATCCTTCACCTTGCTGCTGAAGAACAGGAAGGGATTTGTGCGCCTGGCCATCCAGAATGGGTGAGGAAGGGGATGGAGTCAAGGGATAATGAGGGAGGGGTGCTCGGCCCTGTGGCTGGTCAATGGGGTGTTTCTGTTTTGGAGAAGAATGAAGGGTTTTGGAATGGGCTTTGCTAATCATGACACCATATTGGTTTTGATCCCCTGCAGCACCCCCCTGAtccctgccttttcctttgggGAGAATGATGTCTTTGATCAGGTGAAGAATCCCCAGGGCTCCTGGCTGCGGAGGATTCAGCATTTTCTCCAGCAGATCATGGGCATCTCCCTTCCCCTCTTCCATGCACGAGGCATCTTCCAGTACAGCTTCGGGGTGATACCCTACCGGCGGCCCATCTGCACCGTGGGTGAGTCCATCCACAGAACTCTGACGTGATGCCAGACACACTCAGCTGGCCAAACTGGGGAAACAGGGACagtccctgggctgtgtcatcctcctgccaggctggagcctcTGCCAGACAGCACAAGCAGGGGTGGGCTAGAAATGTGCTGCAAAGCAGTGTTCCAAACTGTTCATGTGTCTCACTGTTTTGGCAATCTGGTTTGATGTCATGACAGATCCCAGCCcatctgggctgtgctgtgaaaagCCCCAGATCAAATGTGGCCAAGCTCATCGCTCCTGTGAGATGCAGACAGCCCCAACACCACAACGTGGTGACAAAAAACACTGCAGTAGGGTTGCATGAAACATCTGCCAAGGCAGTTTTACAAACACAAGTAGGACCGGCAGGTTAAGGGAGAGGATTCTGCTCCTCTTCCCcactcaggtgagaccccctcATGCAGTGCTGCCCCCAGCTCTAGGGCAAGAACATCAGAAGTACATGGAGGTGCTGGAAACCACAAAGAAGCTCCAAAGGCTTGGAGCATCTgggagacaggctgggagagctggggatgttcagcctgcagaagagaaggctctgggaagaCCTTAGAGCCTCTGCCAGTGCCTAAAGGCCTCCAAGAAAGGGGGAACTTGAAGGGCAAATTTGAAGGGGGATTTTGGAAAAGGGCATGGAGTAACTGGATGGTAGGGTTAtatggatattgggaagaaattcttggctgtgaggatgtggcacaggttgcccagagaagctgtggctgcccctcttctctggaagtgttcaagggcagctgggacagggcttagagcagcctggtctagtggagaGTGTCCCTATTCAAGGGAGGGGGGTGGAATGAGAGGATATTTATGTCACtcccaagccaaaccattctgtgattctccaAACACCCAAGCACTCAGATGCAGCTTTGCTCACATCTGCAAATCCAAACCTATTTGCATGTGAGGAAGATGAACCATTTTGGCCAGAGACCATGTCCGTGGGAGACCAAATTTCAAGAAAATCTTTGGTTTTGAATAAGTTTTCCAACATCTCCATGCTTGGTCCACCAGTGTGGCTGATGCTCTGTGaattaatttagtttaaaatgctgtttggaATGGTTAGAGCTTACACCACTGATTAAGTTTGACAATGAGCAATTACTTCTAATTGTATTAGAACCTGTTTGGATTGTCTCAATGGTTTTATGAGCTGTGTAGTATCACATGGGTTCTTCACTAATTGGATGAAGAATAGCCTTATAACATGTTGAAACCCTCTGTCACTTGATAAAAACAATTTGAGTAAGAGACCAGAGCAAAGGAAGTATCTCATGGATTTTCACTGTCCCCTGCTCCTCGTAGCTCTGGGAGATGGAAAGACTCTTCTAAAGATAGGAATCAAAAGAACTGATTTGCTGTTgaataaaatgtgatttttaaaagataagtAAGTACTTGGTTCCTaataaaaatcagatatttcacagaatctttAATCTGAGCAAAGTGGAAGCACCTTCAATGCAAGTGTATTTAAATAGTGTGGGGCTCCCCTGTTCCTCACTTTCCCCATTTGCAATGCAGATTCCCAGGGCCATGTGGAAACAACTTGGAAAACCCAATCCAAATATTATCCTGTCTTTACATTGTGTTTATCTGCAGCACATCTGAGATGTGAGAAGCAGCTCTTGGGACTGCATTGGGATACAGCACTTCTTACTTCAAAAGGCTGCACAGAGGGTCTTTGACATTAGCCAGCTTTGCAGATGGGTAAACTGAGGCAAGGACCAGTGCGATCCTGGAGACCAAGAGCTTGGTCAGGAtctgagtcaccatccctcctTGGCTGTGCTATCTCCCAGGCTCCAGGAAATACCTGGTCACGCTGACCTGTCCATCCTGGATAGGCTGACCTCAGCTCCGTGCTAGGGTGAGCAAAGTGTTCAGAGACGCCTGACACTGGCTCTTCCTAACACCTGTACTTCTTTTCCAGTTGGGAAGCCAATTCCAGTGCAGAAGAAGCACAAACCCTCTGATGAAGAAGTTGATCAACTCCATGAAAAATACCTAAAAGAGTTGTCCGAGCTCTTTGAGAAGCACAAAGCTAAATACAATGTCCCAGAAGACAGCCACCTGGAATTTATATAATGTGCCTTAAGCAAGGTGAAACCATGGAGACCAAGCTCCAAGTTTCCTCCTTCTCTGGAACTACTTCACAACCTCAACATAGTCACAGTTAACACACAGTCTATATAGTGTAGGGAAAAGAGCTTGATTTTCCCAGTTATTGTATGGTTGTAGAGCcaggttttttcattttttctccatgTAGAAGACATAAAAGatataaaacagaagaaaaaaaatctcatctgtGGACAACTGAAACTCTTCAGCACAAAAATAACACTTCAGTCTGGCAGGGATGCCAGTTTATACAGATATTTCCAGGCAGTTCTTaattattgaaattatttcctttgcaatattttcattttgaaatgggTCAATGAGCCATAATTTGTGATGAAGGCAtatggtttttaaaatataatccATCTAGATCAATAAATGAACACAGGGTTTTTTGTGCTCTTCatgtttttaattgctttgGGCTCTTTTCTCACCACCTGAAGCAGAGTTTATCAGAAAGGTCCAGCATGATGCCAAGCACCCTCAGCAGCATGATGCCAAAGCCCTCcaacacaaaagaaattaaataaattccaTTAGAAATGTGTATTGGaactataaaatatttctaattaataTAAAGAAACCAGGAGCCACTCTGGCAGTCACACTACCATCAGAGCTGGGATTGAGCCTTGGCAGCTCCACACTCCACACTCAGTCAGACTGGGCTTACCTACTGGCTCAGTCCCTGGTTTCCCACAGCACAGTCTCAGACATCTGGATCCTTCAAACAATTTAATCATACAAGAACAAAATAACAGCTTGGGGTGAGAGCCTCCAGAAGGAATCTCCAACAAAGGAAACCCTTGGCTTATGTGCCCTTATTATCTGAGTGTATGGGAAAGTCTGGGCTCTTCTTGCTGAGTCCTTGGCTCCTGCTGTGTCTTGGAGTGTCCACGTGCCTGTCTGTGCCAcaggtccctgtgccctttTGTTTTGCAGAGGGTCAGCAGTGGCCTCTTGCCACCAGAGCTCCATCTacacctggcactgcaggtgcCCCTCAGCTGCTTGCTGCCTGCTCTGAATCCATTCTTTAATAATTAGTTTAGAAAcataaattagaaataaatttgtAATGTCTAGGGACTCGTCCAAAGGGTTCACCATAGCTGGGCTCTAGGAGTTCTGCTTCCAATTTGGTTTGTTTAGTCCCAGACATCTCTTCATGGGAACATGACCAGTCACCAGCTATGGTAGCAGGGTCACTGtgcattttgttttacaaaTGAGACCATCTTcttaggaaagaggagcatgaCTAGGACATGGGGGAaaggaaatgggatttgggctggaaaTATCcattggggtttgggggagccATATTTGGCAGGTGATCAAGCAGCTTCCTTTTGATATCCAGAACTTCATTGAACTTTGCACTTAATGGGATTTTGCAGAGTGGAAGTTTCAGGTGGCAGGAAGCCATCTGCTCAGTTCACCCTTACAGAGCCCTGATACTTTAATCTTCttctttctccctcccttcAAAAGAATTTCCTCACATCCTACTCCCCACTTGAGAGCAGCCACCAAAAATCCTGCAGATCACACACACTTCATTTTTGTTCTTGAAACTGCAAGAAGTACATTTAACAAGAAAAACCtgttaaaaaattgaaaactttGTCTCAACTGACAATACCAGGTCACCATTGgggtttatttcctttttctgcctcCTGTCCTGACCAAGGCTGCAAGGATTCCACCAGATTCTTAATCTGAATAACCCCCTGCAAATCCCTTCCATTCCTAGAAAACAAGCAGCATCAAGGAAGAATTTAATGGAATCCTGCTCAACACTCTAAACACTCCTGTAATCCCACGCTTAATCGAGTCAAATAAAACAGGTCACATGCTatgatttctatttttctttttcttttgttcttagTTAAGGACAGAGGTGCCCAAGCAGGAGGAAGATTTTCTGCaccagaaacaaaaagaaatgtgtCTCCCACCCTTTCCTCTTGGAATTAATCACCATCCAAGCTTTACCCTAGCTCCAGGTTTTGTTCTCTATCatttcttctgcctttccttttaCGTGGCCATCCACACAGAGATCTCAGGAATGTTGCCATGACCTTATGGAAACATCCCAGAGGAGATCAGTGCCAGAGGGAAGCGATGGGGATGTCTCCAGAGTCAGAGCATGGTGTGCTGTGGGGCCGGGGGAGGTCTCCAgaggtgaggatgaggagctgaGATCTCAATGCAAGGGGAAGGAGAGTGAAGGTGTTGCTGTTGGGGTAGAAATCAGCAgtgaggggagggagaggattTGTGGAGATGTGGTGATATTTTGGGGTTGTAGGAAATGGAGAGGGGAGGATGCAAGGTCACAGATAAGGATGGCAGAAATTGGTACTGGCAAGAGGGGTTTGGTCAGTAGGAGAGACTTCTACCCCACTGAGTGTTCCCAATTGTCCACAGAGGCCTCAGTCTTACCCTTTTGGGGCTGTTGATGTGATGCCCCTTGTGCCGGAGACACACCTACCTGAGAGGTGGGCTGGCCCATCACCTTCCTGGCTTGTGATCCCATTCTGAAAGAGAGAAACGGAAGAAAATGGCTGGTCAGGAAAAAATCTCAGGGAGGCTTGGGAAGGAGGATGCTGGAGCTGTCTGAAAGTTGTTGGGGTGGTCAGAGAGATCCAAACGTGGAGAAAGACCACAGTGCTGGAGAGGAGGAGTTAGAGGAGAGTGTTGGCTGTACATAATAGGCTTCCTTCAAGGCCACTTTTATCTCACAGACAGGAAAATACCCTTGATGCCCCAGGGACCTATATAACCCAGGAGGGAGAGGTCAGTGCCTGGGCTTGTGTTAAATATAACAATAAGAACAATAATTCATAGGCATCCTTGCAGCCAGGACTATTCAGGGAGCTCAGCACAATGAGAGGACCCATCTCAAGaagccagagctgtctctgagCAAAACACTGTAAGCCAAGAAGCTTTTCTGCTATTTCAGCACAAAAAGGGGTGAATATTTCACACAGAGCTGTCTGGAGGATTAAAACTCCTCTGATGCTACACAAGGCAGGAGAAAcctaaaggaaggaaaaatgctcagatcaaccaaaccaaacaatgTTTAGATTTGACTCTTCAGTTTGAAACTGGCTTAATTGGAGTTGCCTCCAAGGCACCCTCAACTGAGAGACCTTCAAGCTGTCACAAATAAGGACCACTTAAAGCTAAAACAATGCTGTATGTTTCCTTCCAGCATGTCCACTCCCTACTTACTCAGCTGGTTTTGATCTGAGAAACAAGCTCAAGGAGAAGAGATATATCCAATTGCCTTTCTTGCAGAAATGTCAAATGTTACCCTTTTTGGGACTTCTGTGGAAATTCTGAATTGGAAAATACAGTAAGAAATAAAAGTGTGGTGATTCGGTATTCCCCTCCTGCCCGCCTCTTCCCTCCTGATCTCTCCTGTATTTCTGTTGTGAGAGGCTCTAATCTGGATTTGCCTTACTTAGCAGGTTCAGATCATGAGGCTCAGAAGAAAACCTCTGATGACTGATGAATACAAAATATGGACTAATTCTCCAAGAGCAGGAAAGCCAagcaaaaaatgcttttttgccCTTTTGCAGCTCTAGTGCTGCAAAATTGTTTTACTGCCCTGAGAATGGGATTAAAAAATTGCCTGctgttgcaaacaaaattaaaaggtTTTCTGCTGTTGCAGAAAAATGTGTGGTTTTCTGCTTGGGGAAAGATTTGCTGCCTTTAGTTCAATAAAGTCCCAAAACATGATATGCTAAATATCCCTCTCTTATGGCATAcctttcaataaaataaaattgcaaatgCATCTGAAACCCATcactttgcattaaaaaaaaaaaaaaaaaaaaagaaaagaaagaaacacaaaaccaaatcaagaaattacttttttttttttttttgtttccttttcaatttaaacatttggaaaaattacatttaaaacaTTAAGAAAGTGTGGGTCTCCTCATGAATATCGACACTTATTTTTGGGATAATCTGTTAGTTCTGTCTGACTTGTAACCAATTAACTCTCTTCTGCATCTCCCATCATGTGAGCTCACCTCTTGACACTATCTTTCTTGGAGTAAACATCTGATACAGGATTTTGGCAAACCACCCTGTTCAGATTATAAAAACCCATCAGTGAAGAAACAATCTACAATGACCAACAAGGCAGGAGGGTATATACTgtatttaagaaattatttggtATGATTTATCAATTTTTCAAGCTTGTGCTTGGTTTTACTCCTACCCATGTCCTGATCCCAGCCCCCTTGGAGATGCTAAGCCATTAAATTTGCGCTGGCAGCCTACTGAGCCACCACCTCTGTGGGGCGCAGGGGGTTTGTGTGTTTCAGGCAACATGTGACCTTCAGAACAGAGAATGCACTTGTCAGGTGGGAAAGCACCTATAAAATCAGGTAGTTGTGAGCCAGCATCTTGGGTGTCAGGATACAAAATAATTCCTGTGAGATAAAGGGATTCATATTTCATTAGATTATAAGAAGCCAACAAAATACAGCTCAAACATCATTTTAGTGAGCAATTCAAGACACACAGAAGATTACATACAGAAAGCACTATAGAAAGCATTTGAAATCACTTGGTTTTATGAAAACTATGAATGCAAAGAACATCATGTATTCACAGAAAATTGTGcatgcacagaagaaaaataacgtaaagaaaaaaaattcatgcttTCTTCTTGGTAAAGAAAGTTTTCAGATCCCCTAGAATTGAAAGGGAACAAGTGCTAGCAAGCAGTGCTTTTGTTTTCATCACTGCCAGCAAGGACAGAACTTGGCTGCTCATTGCAAACAAAAGCTTCATGGACAAGGGTGCATGTGGATGCTGAGGAACTCACCTCCACATCACAGAGCGCTCTGAACTGGGACAGAGCAGTGTTGCATTGTCAAGAGCATGGATCAGGCTGTGAGGTCAGgatttcagaattatttacaAAGTGCTTAGCTTGTACCTTCTGAGGGGGAGATCCTCTAAGAAGCCATTTGGCAGGATCTCCAAGGAAGGCTAAGCACCTCATTTTCTTTATCAGCAACCTCAAAATCTGGAGATGCTCACTTGATAGGACCAGTGTGTCCCTCAGAGGAGGGAATGAGCTGGGTGCCAGGTTTTTCCATGCTGTGTTTTTGACATTACCAACAAATCCCACAGTGTGCCTTGCTTCCAGGAACTGCCAAGCACTTTACAAGTAAATAGGATCCATAATCCCTGGAGAGGTAGAACAGGAGCTACTTTAACCCCTCTGTTGATGCTGGGCTACTGTCAACCCAAGATCATGAACGTCACAAGGCCAGAGAGCAAGAATAAACATGACCTGTGGCCCAGATTCCtagatcatcttgttccatgTGATTTGTGGCTGGTCAGAGGAAGACTATAGCAAAGCTGAGACCCAAATCCTCCTGAATCATAGAATAGCTCACCGCCCTCATTGTAAAAAACTTCTTCTTTATATCT
This window contains:
- the MOGAT2 gene encoding 2-acylglycerol O-acyltransferase 2; this encodes MKIEFAPRSVPLQRRLQTAAVAQWVCSFLGLAQCSTAIFITLLFTRFWLVSALYAAWWFIDREKPSKGGRRIHVFRNCAVWRYMRDYFPVTLVKTAELDPRQNYLVGFHPHGVLAVGAFINFCTEASDFSTLFPGITPHLMLLSLWFRFPFFRDYVMSGGLIPSDKESASYVLQKPGGGNLLAIIVGGAQEALDARPGSFTLLLKNRKGFVRLAIQNGTPLIPAFSFGENDVFDQVKNPQGSWLRRIQHFLQQIMGISLPLFHARGIFQYSFGVIPYRRPICTVVGKPIPVQKKHKPSDEEVDQLHEKYLKELSELFEKHKAKYNVPEDSHLEFI